Genomic segment of Parachlamydia sp. AcF125:
CAAAAATGGTTTCCAGCGGATAGACCAATAAGGAGATCTCTCTTTCAAATAGAGGCTTTCCTCTATATTCAAAAAGGGAAAACTCGCGGCTAGTGGGTTGCACGATATCCCCTATTCCCACGTCGATATGAATGTGATCTTTCATGCGTCCAAATTCAGCTTTCAAGCTCACCCGATAACCCGGATATTCCATATGGGGTTGCTCTAGGAGGGCTAAATCCTTATAGGAAAAAGAAAATCCATCATCGGAGATGGTCGCTAAAATTTCTTGGATTGCCTCTCGGATTTCTTCTTCCTCAGCATGCATGTGGGTAAGTAAGAAATCGAGATCGGTCGTTTCGCGGCCGATTTCAATCATGTAGGCAAGCAGAAAACCCCCTTTAAAAACAAACTTACGGGTATGCTTAGAGCGAGCTAAGCGCGCTAAAAAGCGCTCTAAAAGTAGCTTTTTCCAACATTCGTTAAAATGAATTCCTCTTTCTTTGGCAATTGCTTGCAGCCGGTCTTTAAGCGCTTGTTCATTCATGTGGCGGCCGTAATAAGGTAAGGACCGATAGGGAATCTGAGTTTTCTTGCATAACTTTGCAGTTTTTTTAAGTCGAGGCGTTCGCCCCCTTTTTTGGCCAGGGCCATTTTCAGAGCCTTGATCGCAGTTTCCCTAGCGAGAAGCCTAAAAGAATCGATGATGGTGCGCTCACGATCAAATAAGGGGGCTCGAATGTCTCCTATCTTTGCCTCCGTTTTGCCAAGCTCTAGATTGCGCAATCGCACAATCTTGACATCCTCACCTCTTTTAATCGAAGTGCTGTGAGATACGGCAATCCAGTGCTGGCGAGGGATTTCTTCAGTCAAATGGTAAATGGCTAAAGCTGAAATCAAACAAATGACTCCTCCAGGGATAGAATTCACAGCTTCAATCAGATCCTCCCATTGAAAATTTTCCAAATTTCCTTGGTAATCAGCTCCCTGATAAATACCTCTTCTTAACCTTTTAACCTCTCCCTTTTTAATATAATAAGCCAGCCTTGCAGAAGAGACTCCATATTTTTTGGCTTCTTGGGCCGTGAAAGAAGGTTTAGATAGAAGGGGCTGAAGGGCAGTAAGGCAAGACGATTTTTTCATGTTTAGTCTCCTGCTCTTAATTTAACAGAAACACCCAATAACTACAATTGGGTTTTTCTATTAAAATTTTAAAGCTGCTTCCCCTTAAACTAGAGGCTTTTGTTCGCCCTGCTTTCAAGAAAAATTCAAAGTGGGCGCCGATCCCCTTTTTATCTGCCCTTTCTAACTTGGGAATTTTGAATGCCCGCATTACTCGCTCTCTCATACTCCTACTTACTTGGCTTTCGGGTAATAGCCTAGAATTATAGCTCTTCACCTTGCTAAGGGACATTTAGCACATCTTTGATAGAGAATATGCCTTCCTGCTAGGCTATCCGTGTTTGCCCTACGCACCTGCCTGACGATCCATTTTAGATCGATCGTTAGCAAACAGATAGTTAAAAAAAGCTTACCCTTCTCTTTGCACGCTTAAGATGGGGCCCTCTCAAATAGATTGAGTGAGGTGTCGCCTTAGTGCGCCAACTATCTCTTTTAGCAAGGCAATTTTTTCACGAAAAAACTCCCCTATGCTATTGCGTAGCTTAGATGGTTTAGCGGGAGTAATTAAAAGGATGCGGCGGCATTTATGATATTGCTCTAGATTAGAAATACTTTTTGCAACTTTGAATGCTTTCAATCGTTGCCCGCTACTTTTTAATTCTACAGAAAGATTAAAAAGAAGAGCGTCCTTAATCTTTTCATCAGATAGGAAACTTGCAATTTCGAGCGTCTTATCAAATAGACCCTTACTCATCACGAGTCTTGCGCCTTTTAGAATGCAATCTTCTAAGTCTCTAGAAACTTTAAACACCTCATTAAAGATCCAAGGGAATTCTAAGTTTTTGGCATGGGGTGCTAGCTCGCGTTCTAACCTGCTGCTAGGCTCATACCCCCGAAGGTGTATTACTCCTAAAAATTTGATTTTTTCGCAAAAAATTAAATCTCTTAGTTGGGAAAACGTAGTGGCTTTTGAAAAATCAAGATGATCCTTTATATTGACTAAATCTTTTACAACTTTTTGCCAAAAGTTGTCGTCAGGGTCAGGGGCTGGTGTGTTATTTTCTTCGTCCACAAGAGGAGGGAGAATTTGGCGATTGCAATAGGTAATGGCCGATTGAATAAAAGCACGGATAGCGAGCGTTGCTCGTCTTTTAGCCACCTCTACCGTGGCCTCATTCCATCTCCAGTTGACCTCCGAGCAGCTTTCATAATCTATCCATGCCAGTTTACTCAATATAAGATCGAGCAATTCTAGAGGAAGGGCATCCATTTCAGGAAATAACTTTAAAGATTTAATTTTATCAATTATCCTGTCAAGAGCCTGTTCCTTTCCTTTTACCAGTGTTTGACATTTAGCTTTAAGTTTTTCAATTACGTCGATTAACGCAACTTGATCTTTGGTCTGTAAATACTTTTGATGTTCTTCTGCAAATTTAGCGACTGATTGAGCGACTCGTGCAGGAGAGGTCTGTGCAATATGGATGGTAGGGATAAGGGAGACAACCCACTTTAACCAGCTAACCAAAGTGGAATCTTGCTTAAGAGATCCTTCTAATTTTGTATTGAGATAGAGATGCTCGGTATTGCTAATTTCTTTTATTTTTTTTAATTGAGATTCGAAACTTTGCTGGGGATTGTTAACTTGAAAGGACATGCGTGTCTCCTTTTCTATGGAAAAAACCATAGATTTTGACCATTTTACACAATTTCAAGTAAATTGGGAAGAATAGCGAAAAGATTAGAAGGCTTCAAATCTTCTCATGCCTTTACTCTCCGCATCTTTGAAGCTTATCCGTGAAGAATACCTGGCAGCCGCTTAAAGGTAGAGAACTAGCTACACCTAGTCCTAAGGCTTGGCAAGGTTTGCCATAGCTTTATGGTTATA
This window contains:
- a CDS encoding nucleotidyl transferase AbiEii/AbiGii toxin family protein, with product MNEQALKDRLQAIAKERGIHFNECWKKLLLERFLARLARSKHTRKFVFKGGFLLAYMIEIGRETTDLDFLLTHMHAEEEEIREAIQEILATISDDGFSFSYKDLALLEQPHMEYPGYRVSLKAEFGRMKDHIHIDVGIGDIVQPTSREFSLFEYRGKPLFEREISLLVYPLETIFAEKLETVISKGAINSRMKDYHDLYLLIRQSHVIQPLALGASLKSTFEHRETKLELIDFDEVGLESLKKLWAAHLKNLGKISRDLKLPHDIQEIIQEINSYLMKQELIPLAE
- a CDS encoding type IV toxin-antitoxin system AbiEi family antitoxin domain-containing protein, translating into MKKSSCLTALQPLLSKPSFTAQEAKKYGVSSARLAYYIKKGEVKRLRRGIYQGADYQGNLENFQWEDLIEAVNSIPGGVICLISALAIYHLTEEIPRQHWIAVSHSTSIKRGEDVKIVRLRNLELGKTEAKIGDIRAPLFDRERTIIDSFRLLARETAIKALKMALAKKGGERLDLKKLQSYARKLRFPIGPYLITAAT